Proteins from a genomic interval of Candidatus Korarchaeum sp.:
- a CDS encoding asparagine synthetase A: MITREDIPLEPEAFSRDIFRIVSHPIMQEVYRFRHIVARAIRDFLDKEGFVEFDPIMIGPVTDPGTRGAYEFRIPYYGREYRIMRSGILYKQLLAAAMEEGKVYFFYPNLRHEPLDAGKTGRHLVEFVQIDLEVRDADHLEVMEIAERLIKHVIDHLRDYEDRLRRVWEFFGSKRSSLPEINLPLRRMTHEEAVDILMEHARRREVIEEIEKRFNVKKPERRLSYKAEIPWEWEWYLSKINEQPFFIQDYPKGARGFYDREYPDRPGILMDFDLLAPEGHGELSSGAAREYDASRVFARMKESGENPELYKWYLEFLRDHGRPTAGFGIGMERLVKYICDLPSVHLARPAPKVPGVHSP; encoded by the coding sequence ATGATAACGAGGGAGGATATCCCATTAGAGCCCGAAGCTTTCTCAAGGGACATATTCAGGATAGTGAGCCATCCCATAATGCAGGAAGTCTACAGGTTCAGGCATATAGTAGCTAGAGCTATAAGGGATTTCCTAGATAAGGAGGGCTTCGTGGAGTTCGATCCGATAATGATAGGTCCTGTTACGGACCCCGGGACCAGGGGGGCTTACGAATTCAGGATCCCCTATTACGGTAGGGAGTACAGGATAATGAGGAGCGGGATACTCTACAAGCAGCTATTGGCTGCAGCTATGGAGGAGGGGAAGGTATACTTCTTCTACCCCAACTTGAGGCATGAGCCTCTAGATGCTGGGAAGACGGGGAGGCATTTAGTTGAGTTCGTTCAGATCGATTTAGAGGTGAGGGATGCAGATCACCTGGAGGTCATGGAGATCGCCGAGAGACTAATCAAGCACGTCATAGATCATTTAAGGGATTATGAGGACCGTCTAAGGAGGGTATGGGAATTTTTCGGATCTAAGAGATCCTCCCTACCGGAAATAAACCTCCCTCTTAGGAGGATGACTCATGAGGAAGCTGTAGACATATTAATGGAGCATGCGAGACGCAGAGAAGTAATAGAGGAGATTGAGAAGAGGTTTAACGTCAAGAAGCCGGAGAGGAGATTGAGCTATAAGGCTGAGATACCTTGGGAGTGGGAATGGTACCTCTCTAAGATCAATGAACAGCCTTTCTTCATTCAGGATTATCCAAAGGGGGCTAGGGGCTTCTACGATCGCGAATATCCCGATAGACCTGGGATCCTGATGGACTTCGATCTATTAGCTCCTGAAGGACATGGGGAGTTATCATCTGGTGCCGCGAGAGAATATGATGCATCCAGGGTCTTCGCGAGGATGAAGGAAAGTGGTGAGAACCCAGAATTGTATAAGTGGTATCTGGAGTTCCTCAGAGACCATGGAAGACCTACGGCTGGATTTGGGATAGGGATGGAGAGATTAGTCAAGTACATCTGCGATCTACCTTCAGTTCACTTAGCTAGACCAGCTCCTAAAGTTCCGGGGGTGCACTCACCGTGA
- a CDS encoding argininosuccinate synthase, with amino-acid sequence MSYNVSKVVLAYSGGLDTTVAIKWFEEQGIEVITFTAELGQGAESDEIERRAYEAGSSKHYSLNLIDEFAEGYIAPAIMANALYEGEYPISSSLSRPLIASKLVEIAEREGADAVAHGCTSKGNDQIRFDITVRSLNPELKVIAPTRIWRWTRKQELEYAASRGLRIPESHKKYSIDSNIWGRSIEGGAVEEPWNEPPEDAFEWTSPPERAPNEPEYIEIGFDMGIPVALNGERMKLSDLVMKLNSTAGKHGVGRIDHMESRVIGFKSREVYEAPAAITLIKAHKDLEKAILTRRELSFKEIADREWTNLVYEGLWGEPLRESLQELIKGMNKYVCGEVRLKLFKGSLSVVGRRSDYMLYDLKIAGYDEGWYPTDEEARGFINAWGLYSVMARALRRNVQEARVGGSERLAH; translated from the coding sequence TTGAGTTATAACGTCTCAAAGGTAGTTCTGGCATATTCAGGAGGTCTCGATACCACTGTAGCGATAAAATGGTTCGAGGAACAGGGGATCGAAGTGATCACTTTCACAGCGGAACTAGGGCAAGGGGCTGAGTCGGATGAGATAGAGAGGAGGGCTTATGAGGCGGGATCCTCGAAGCACTACAGCCTCAATCTAATAGATGAGTTCGCTGAGGGTTACATAGCACCGGCCATAATGGCTAACGCATTGTACGAGGGCGAGTATCCCATCTCCAGCTCCCTATCTAGGCCCCTGATAGCTTCTAAGCTAGTTGAGATAGCTGAGAGGGAGGGAGCTGATGCCGTTGCTCATGGCTGCACATCCAAGGGGAACGATCAGATAAGGTTCGATATCACAGTCAGATCGCTCAATCCCGAGCTCAAGGTAATAGCCCCCACTAGGATATGGAGGTGGACTAGGAAGCAGGAATTAGAATACGCTGCATCCAGGGGTCTGAGGATCCCTGAGAGCCATAAGAAGTACTCAATAGATTCCAACATCTGGGGGAGGAGTATAGAGGGCGGAGCAGTGGAGGAACCCTGGAATGAGCCGCCCGAGGATGCTTTCGAGTGGACCTCACCTCCGGAGAGGGCTCCCAATGAACCTGAGTACATAGAGATAGGATTCGATATGGGTATTCCAGTCGCTTTGAATGGTGAGAGGATGAAGCTCAGCGATCTCGTGATGAAACTGAACTCTACAGCTGGGAAGCACGGCGTGGGGAGGATAGATCATATGGAGAGCAGGGTCATAGGATTTAAGAGCAGGGAGGTCTATGAAGCCCCCGCTGCTATCACACTGATAAAAGCTCACAAGGACCTTGAGAAAGCTATTTTGACTAGAAGAGAGCTCTCATTTAAGGAAATAGCTGATAGAGAATGGACTAATTTGGTGTATGAGGGGCTCTGGGGCGAGCCATTGAGGGAGAGCCTTCAGGAGCTTATAAAAGGCATGAATAAGTATGTATGCGGTGAAGTGAGGCTGAAGTTGTTCAAGGGGAGCCTTTCTGTCGTCGGAAGGAGATCCGATTACATGCTATACGACTTGAAGATAGCTGGCTATGATGAGGGATGGTATCCTACTGACGAGGAGGCCAGGGGGTTCATCAACGCGTGGGGTTTATATTCAGTGATGGCGAGGGCATTGAGGAGGAATGTACAGGAAGCCCGGGTTGGGGGATCAGAGCGATTGGCTCACTGA
- a CDS encoding B12-binding domain-containing radical SAM protein, with translation MRVALVVPPTRSSLAEVLGVNGIPLGLAYLASVAREEGHDVAIFDFAAMNLDIESSKHKLREFDPDIVGISSTTPTIYDAYEIARVTKEINENSIVMIGGPHVTFLPSYTLRSCPNIDAVVRGEGEETFRESLKALERGFSVDSLEGVRGITYRSSSGEIKENRQRPLIKDLDSLPIPAYDLIDWDLYRVGKLRYGVIMSSRGCPFNCIFCSSSLQFGSVWRAHSVRRVIEELRLLREEFGIREIEFLDDTFTLNRKRAKEICDEIVREGIDLSWSASSRVNTLDRETADSMKRAGAHTVYLGIESGTQRVLDFIGKGITVTQAVDAVKTALKSGLQVLGSFVIGFPIERKEDIERTIGFAKSLGLKYAQFTVATPYPGTRLWDFALKNKLIATLNWRLYTTVNVVMRSFHLKMNQIQRMLLKAYLTFYLRPSYFLRDLLNPKGSVIRRALPSIIRAIRSLLRMEGSKYSYDEDLNDVLKDLC, from the coding sequence ATGAGAGTAGCTCTCGTAGTACCACCGACGAGGTCATCACTAGCCGAAGTGTTAGGGGTGAATGGGATACCTCTGGGATTGGCTTACCTCGCTTCAGTAGCTAGAGAGGAGGGGCACGATGTCGCTATATTCGACTTCGCGGCCATGAATCTAGACATCGAGTCATCTAAACACAAGTTGAGGGAATTCGATCCGGATATAGTCGGGATATCTTCTACAACTCCAACTATATATGATGCTTATGAGATCGCTAGAGTCACTAAGGAGATCAACGAGAACTCTATCGTGATGATAGGAGGGCCTCACGTCACGTTCCTCCCCTCCTACACATTGAGGAGCTGCCCTAACATAGATGCCGTAGTGAGGGGCGAGGGAGAGGAGACATTCAGGGAGTCCCTCAAGGCTCTGGAGAGGGGATTCAGCGTGGATTCTCTTGAGGGGGTCAGGGGGATCACTTACAGGAGCTCCTCGGGCGAGATTAAGGAGAATCGACAGAGGCCACTGATAAAGGATCTCGATTCATTACCGATACCAGCTTACGATTTGATAGATTGGGACCTCTATAGAGTGGGGAAGCTGAGATATGGAGTCATCATGAGCTCCAGGGGATGCCCCTTCAATTGTATCTTCTGCTCATCCTCCCTGCAGTTCGGGAGCGTTTGGAGAGCTCACAGCGTGAGGAGGGTAATAGAAGAACTCAGGCTACTTAGGGAGGAATTTGGGATAAGGGAGATCGAATTCTTGGACGATACTTTCACACTGAACAGGAAGAGAGCTAAGGAGATATGCGATGAGATCGTCAGGGAAGGCATTGATCTGAGTTGGAGCGCTTCCTCAAGAGTCAATACTCTCGATAGGGAGACAGCGGATTCTATGAAGAGGGCTGGGGCTCATACGGTCTACCTAGGGATAGAGTCAGGGACGCAGAGAGTACTTGATTTCATAGGTAAGGGGATAACAGTAACTCAAGCAGTTGATGCCGTGAAGACAGCCTTGAAATCGGGTTTACAAGTTTTAGGGTCATTCGTCATAGGCTTCCCCATAGAGAGGAAGGAGGATATAGAGAGGACGATAGGCTTCGCTAAGTCTCTGGGATTGAAGTACGCTCAATTCACGGTAGCCACACCCTACCCCGGAACTAGGCTCTGGGATTTCGCTTTAAAGAATAAGCTCATAGCTACACTCAATTGGAGGTTATACACTACAGTAAATGTAGTTATGAGGAGTTTCCATCTCAAGATGAACCAAATCCAGAGGATGCTCCTGAAAGCTTACCTAACATTTTACCTCAGGCCCAGCTATTTCCTCAGGGACCTCTTGAATCCGAAGGGCTCTGTCATAAGGAGGGCCCTTCCCAGCATTATAAGAGCGATAAGAAGTCTATTGAGGATGGAAGGAAGCAAATATAGCTACGATGAAGATCTGAATGATGTCTTGAAGGATCTCTGTTGA
- the argH gene encoding argininosuccinate lyase: MYRKPGLGDQSDWLTEFISSIDSDRRIFRATVLTALAHQIHLFESGLIPKEAALTISLLLEALDKEDEILSRGFEDVHEALESWIIERAGNLGGWLAYGKSRNDQVATALRYVTIRELISLLWEINRLRDSLIDAALMNLERRIPAFTHLQPAQPSTVSHYLLSIEYELFYHYRSIWHVMREIVDLCPLGSGPAAGSSVPMDRGRLADLLGFSGVESNTLLATGSRSFETIVLGILSSLMVVLSRVCEDLIIWSTPNFSLVELPDDHVSTSSIMPQKRNPVTLEVIRAKAGEVMGCHFTVLSVMKGLPSGYNLDIQGTNEPFLRAIDTTKESLKVLSDLIRRSRFRESESEITLAQFVAEELVRRRGISYREAHSILASALRESGWDLRKAVHSLGLELPSSYEVKVRGGPDPESLRGELEARRRLLRDDISRLVEYEAEKMESERRLIDLARKLAGKSPQ; the protein is encoded by the coding sequence ATGTACAGGAAGCCCGGGTTGGGGGATCAGAGCGATTGGCTCACTGAGTTCATATCATCGATCGATTCCGATAGGAGGATATTCAGAGCTACTGTACTCACAGCACTTGCCCATCAAATACATCTTTTTGAATCCGGGCTCATCCCGAAAGAGGCCGCATTGACTATCTCCCTCCTCCTAGAGGCCCTAGATAAGGAGGATGAGATATTATCGAGAGGCTTCGAGGACGTTCATGAAGCTCTGGAGAGTTGGATAATTGAGAGAGCTGGGAATTTGGGTGGATGGCTCGCTTATGGGAAGAGCAGGAACGATCAAGTCGCCACAGCTCTCCGTTACGTGACTATAAGGGAGCTCATCTCCCTGCTCTGGGAGATCAACAGGCTGAGGGATTCTCTAATAGATGCGGCTCTCATGAATTTGGAGAGGAGGATCCCTGCTTTCACGCATCTGCAACCAGCCCAGCCATCTACAGTATCCCACTACTTACTCTCGATAGAGTACGAGCTCTTCTATCATTACAGGTCGATTTGGCACGTGATGAGGGAGATAGTTGACCTATGCCCCTTGGGCTCCGGGCCGGCTGCAGGGAGCTCAGTCCCAATGGATAGGGGGAGGTTAGCTGATCTCCTGGGATTCTCAGGTGTGGAGAGCAACACTCTTTTAGCTACGGGAAGCAGATCCTTTGAGACTATAGTACTCGGGATACTATCCTCCCTCATGGTCGTTTTGAGTAGGGTTTGCGAGGACCTCATAATATGGTCGACTCCGAACTTCAGCTTAGTCGAGCTACCTGATGATCACGTCTCGACCAGCAGCATAATGCCTCAGAAGAGGAATCCCGTGACGCTCGAGGTTATCAGGGCCAAGGCTGGAGAAGTCATGGGTTGCCACTTCACAGTACTCTCTGTGATGAAGGGGCTCCCCAGTGGCTACAACCTGGACATTCAGGGGACGAATGAGCCCTTCCTCAGGGCAATCGATACGACGAAGGAGTCCCTGAAGGTCCTCTCTGATCTCATCAGGAGATCGAGATTCAGGGAGAGTGAGAGCGAGATAACTCTAGCGCAGTTCGTCGCTGAAGAGCTCGTTAGGAGGAGGGGGATAAGCTATAGGGAGGCTCATTCTATCCTAGCATCTGCTTTGAGGGAATCCGGATGGGATCTGAGGAAAGCGGTCCATTCCCTGGGGCTGGAGCTCCCCAGTTCTTATGAAGTTAAGGTCAGGGGAGGCCCCGATCCTGAGAGCCTGCGGGGGGAGCTGGAGGCCAGGAGGAGGTTGCTGAGAGATGATATATCGAGGTTAGTGGAATATGAAGCGGAGAAGATGGAAAGTGAGAGGAGATTGATAGATCTCGCGAGGAAATTGGCTGGAAAATCCCCTCAATGA
- a CDS encoding alpha-hydroxy-acid oxidizing protein, which yields MSYPIEEIFRRARLGSASILSLEGEFVLGVDEELMESLFNDILILPPLFTPQRLEKGIELLRDPLYIDVDTEVEVGGFKLRMPVVCAPPRGRVADLSGQRVAEACAEMGIAYSLSEDIAPIRGYDVRLTDQPSFKERALSYLENLRDGYGGLIIRQGVEDEYLRLWERIYSDPDFDPHIERGLIAFEIKAEQTYLGGYPLSLSEFMDYPGRVSRGRYPASRTFTEEILAGQIRLLRNNFPRVKVFLRTGPYRDLDRVIEIASREGVDAITLDGEGTGISSIAGIRIPALVCLASISRARERGIETSMIISGVLYDGSHILKSIALGADAVSLGEPTVYACLGGSKLSGLLKELLRKDLGELSENLLKVATKGEGCRRGVMNYLKSIEVEVKVLASVLGKYHVNSICKEDICSLSKELSDLFGIKYIYDPKTAQKDWEIIQR from the coding sequence GTGAGTTATCCTATAGAGGAGATATTCAGGAGAGCGAGGCTAGGAAGCGCTTCCATTCTAAGTCTAGAGGGTGAGTTCGTCTTAGGGGTTGATGAAGAGCTTATGGAATCTCTTTTCAACGATATACTCATTTTACCCCCTCTGTTCACCCCTCAGAGACTGGAGAAGGGGATCGAGCTTCTGAGAGATCCCCTATACATCGATGTCGATACGGAGGTAGAAGTGGGTGGCTTCAAGTTGAGGATGCCTGTGGTATGCGCTCCCCCGAGAGGGAGGGTAGCAGATCTCTCAGGGCAGAGGGTAGCTGAGGCTTGTGCTGAGATGGGCATCGCTTACTCCTTGAGTGAGGATATCGCTCCCATTAGGGGATATGATGTCAGATTGACTGACCAACCGTCTTTCAAGGAGAGAGCTCTCTCTTATTTAGAGAACCTCAGGGATGGATACGGTGGACTGATAATACGGCAGGGCGTTGAGGACGAGTACCTTAGGCTCTGGGAGAGGATCTATAGTGATCCTGATTTCGACCCTCACATAGAGAGGGGGCTCATAGCTTTCGAGATAAAAGCTGAACAGACATATCTCGGAGGCTATCCTCTGAGCTTAAGCGAATTCATGGATTATCCTGGGAGGGTCTCGAGGGGGAGATATCCAGCCTCCAGGACTTTCACCGAGGAGATTTTGGCGGGCCAGATAAGGCTCCTGAGGAACAACTTCCCAAGGGTCAAGGTGTTCCTGAGGACAGGGCCCTACCGCGACCTCGATAGAGTGATAGAGATCGCTAGCAGGGAAGGCGTTGATGCTATAACGCTAGATGGAGAGGGGACTGGAATTAGCTCTATAGCTGGTATAAGGATCCCAGCTCTAGTGTGTCTGGCCTCGATATCTAGAGCTAGGGAGAGGGGGATAGAGACCAGTATGATAATATCTGGGGTTCTTTACGATGGTTCCCACATATTGAAATCTATCGCCTTGGGGGCCGATGCCGTCTCCCTCGGGGAGCCCACTGTCTACGCTTGCTTAGGTGGATCGAAGCTCAGCGGTCTCTTGAAGGAGCTCCTCAGGAAGGACCTCGGGGAGCTAAGTGAGAACTTGCTCAAGGTAGCGACCAAGGGAGAGGGATGTAGGAGGGGCGTGATGAACTACTTGAAGAGCATCGAAGTCGAGGTGAAGGTCTTAGCATCCGTTCTGGGTAAGTATCATGTGAATAGTATTTGTAAGGAAGATATCTGTTCTTTAAGTAAGGAACTATCGGATCTATTCGGGATAAAATATATTTATGATCCAAAGACAGCTCAAAAGGATTGGGAGATAATCCAAAGGTGA